The genomic interval CAGATTGGAAGAGCGGCGCCGGTCGGCAAAATCATCCTCGGTCAGCAGCACCTGCGCGATCTTCACGCCATGACGGCTGAACAGCCGTTCATACAAGTACATGAGCCGCACCTGGCCCACCGCGGCGCATGCCTGGCGCGTGATGAGGTCGTGGGTACGCGCGCGATGCACATCCAGCCAGCCTCGCCCCAAGCCAACCGCGCCCGAGGAAACCAGTACCATCTGACGGCCCGCGGTTTTCAGGTGTGCAACCGCGGCTACCAGCGGTTCCAGCCGCTCGGCGCAAACACTGCCATCGGTTTCCGCGACCACGTTGGTGCCCAGCTTGACCACCACACGGCGCGCGTTCAGCAAAAGCTTCCTGCGCTCACCGGCCTCGCCGCCATGCTGGGTAAGCTTTTGACCGATCACTTCGCCGGAATTCATCAAGGATTGGAGTGCGTGAAGGCGGTTATCGTCGCAGAAGATGAGCACCAACCGAGCCGGTAGACTTTCCAAATTCTTCCGGCAAACTCGCTGTCCTTCAAAATTAGCGGCTGCGCTCAGGCTGCCTGGTGCCAGAACATGCTTTACACTGCTCCGTCATGAGATCACCAGGTTGAGGGTAGCTGGTGACATGCACCGTGGAGGAGAGATGCTATGAAGGCAGCCGTGAAGGTCGCGCCGACGGCATCGGCTGATGCTGAAAAGCAGCTCAATAGTTTCATCGACAAATTCGAGCCAAAGAACCAGGCCTTGATTCGTGCGGTGCGGAAAGCGCTACGGAAGCGGCTGCCTACCGCGAACGAACTGGCCTACGACAACTACAACTTCTTCGCTCTGGGTTACTGTTCGACCGAACGCCCCTCCGATTCCATCGTCTCCATCGCTGCCGGAGCGAACGGAGTGGGACTGTGCTTCATCCGCGGCGCCAGTCTGCCCGATCCAAAGAAGATCCTGCTCGGCTTGGGTAATCAAACTCGTTTCATCCGTCTCGGATCGGCGGAGATATTGGCCCGTCCCGAGGTCGAGGCACTCATCACCGCTGCCGTTGCTAAGGCCAAAGCGCCTCTGCCGGCTAGCGGCAAAGGAAAACTCATTATCCGATCTATTTCGGCGAAGCAGAGGCCGCGACGTAAGTCCGCGAAGTAACCGGCCTTCGTCAAACCCAGAAGCGACATCTCAGGTAGGATGGAGCGGGGACGAACGATGGCAGGTTCGGCGCGGCCGCGCGCGGTTTGTTAGAATTTTGGGGAGAGGGCCATGAGCATTAAGCGTAGTCTCCCGCTGGCATTCCTCGCGGCGCTGCTGATGTGGGCCGGTTGCGGGGGTCACGATTTCTGGAATCCGGCTCCGCCCAACCCCAGTGGAGCGGTCCCCAAATTCGCCTATGCCGCCAATTTCGCCAATGGGGGCACCGGCTCCGTTTCCGCCTACACCATAAATTCTTCCAGCGGCGCGCTCGGCGCGGTCAGCAGTTCACCCTTCGCGGCGGGAACCGGCACCGTCGCCGCCGGCGCCGACTCCGCCGGCAAGTTCGTCTATGCCGCCAACCAGGACGGAACCCTCTCCGCTTATGCCATCAACCGCAACGACGGCACACTTACCCAGGTCAGCGGCTCTCCGTATGTCGCCGGCACCACACCGGTTTGGGTGGCGGTGGACCCGGGTGGACGCTTTGTGTACGTCGCCAACGGTGGCTCCAGCAACATCTCGGCTTTCGCGATCAACACCAGCACCGGCACGCTCACCTCCGTGAGTTCGGCAGTCGCTCTGGCCACTACGCCGGTGCGCGCCAGGGTTGACCCCGGCGGACGGTTCCTTTACGTCGCGCTGGGCACGGGCGGAACCGCCGTATTCAAGATCAACGGCGACGGGACCCTGACGGCGGGAGTGCGCACGGTGCCAGCGGCCCCCTGTGCCGCCTCCGAGGACATCGCCATCGACGCCAACAGCCGCTTCGCCTTCGTCGCCGACGGCGCCACCGGAATTTGCAATTACGCGGTCAACGCCAACAGCGGCGACCTCACGCTGATCAACAATACCGTGATCTCAGCCGGCGCCAAGCCGGTTGGCGTGGCCTCCGGCGGCGCAGGAAAATTCCTGTTTGCCGCCAACCAGGATTCGAACAATGTATCCGGATTCACGGTCAACGGCGATGGAACTCTGGCCGCGATGTCAGGCTCGCCGTTCGCCGCCGGAACCTCGCCCGCGGACGTCAATGTGGACCCCTCCGGTGCTTTCGTGTACGTCGTCAACTTCGACGACAACACCATTTCCATTTTCAAGATCGGCGGCAGCACGCTGACCTCGGTGGGCAAGATAGCAACGGGAGCCAACCCAAATTCTATCGTCACGACGCAGTAGAACCGGCGAGATGGGGTATCGCGAAGGGACTGGCGTCTGTTTCGGCGACTGAGTCGGGCAGCCAGTAATTCGGAGTCTGGCGGTTCGTGATTGGCTGCTCAGACCGGATTTCCCAGCTACCAACTACCAGCTACTTTTTGAATAGGTTCTCAAAAGCCTTGCGGGCATCGTCGGCGCGCACGCCTCCCGTAGAGGTTTCGCGCTCGACCGTGGTGCGGATGGCAAACAGCGCACAGCCGTTGCGGGTGTCCTTGCGCGCGATGCGTTCCGGCACCGGCTGCCGGCACTCGAACCGCACGGCCGGATCGAAATGAGTGCACTGCTTGCAGGAGTGCAGCTCGAAGCCGCACTTCGGGCACTGGCCGACGGGCTCGGTGATCATCGTCAGCACGGTCCCGCATTGCGCGCAGCGCGAAAGGGTGCGCGCTCCGGGCAGGTTAAGCGGGCGCGGCCCGAAGGTCTCGTCCTTCTTCAGCCGTGGCTGGCCAGGAGCGCGGGCCTCGGGCTTGTCGCCGCGGTCCATGTATCCGTGCTGCCGGTATTTCCTGTCTGACATGCCGACCTCCTGTCGGACACGCCTGCCGGCGTAATCGCGAAATGGGGATTGCTACGGGGACTGTAAGCGCCAGTGTAGCGCGACCGGTGGGGAAATTCACCTTTCCAGGACGCAAAGACCCCGGCGGTGTTCGGTGCCCGTGGGGCAAGCGCGGCCAGGGTCCTCGCGCACACGAAGTGACAACTGCCAGCTTACGCAACCGGCTCGCGGGCTGCACGCGTCAACAAGCGTCAGAGGGTGGCAACTTGCGCGCCGGATGGGAAATGTACTGTGCAAAAAAAAACGTGCGCGCCGAGATATGTGGGGTGAGGATGGCAACGGCGCGCACGCATTCAGTTGTAGGTGCAGAGTAACAGCAGGGCGGGGGCGCCGCTAGTTCGTACGTCATGCATCAGTGTGACCGGCGTCACATCCGAATGTTCATCGCGGCGGGCGGCCGAAGCGCTATCGCGCCGGCAAGTCGGCGCCTTTCACCTGGAACTTCGAGGAGGGTGTGCAGACGCTGTATCCCACCGGCACGGTGACGTCGGAATCGCGGCTCGCACGCGCGTAGAAATAGCTGCGCACGGTGTAACAGACGTTGTCTTCTTCAGCAGGCACCGGTCGGACTCGCCGAGCCCCAACGAATGGCACATTGAACCTGCGCATCTTGGGAGGCGGCTGGGTTGCGAACGTCGGATTCTGCGGCCATTGGAACTGGAAGCGCGGCGTGTCCGGCTTGGCGGGAAGGGTAAACCTGCGAGCGTAGACGCTTAGCGGAACACCAGAGCGTTGGGCTACTCCGGAGATTGCGGCAACGACGACAAACAGAACGAGGGCCACACTTCTGGCGGCGCGCATCGCACACCTCCGCACGCCCATTCTAACTCCGCCGCGGCCATTGGGCGCACGAATCCTACCACCTTCGTGTAGTATTTCATGCGCAACATGTTGGGAGGTTTTTGTATGCGTTCCACGCGGTTTCTTGTTCCCGCTCTCATAATGTCCATGGTCATTTCCGCTGCGGCCCAGAATTCGTCGCAGACGCCAACGTTCAAAAGCCGCACCGATCTGGTGCTGGTTCCGGTGGTGGTCCACGACAAAGAGGGCAAACACGTTTCCGGTCTGAAGGCAGACGACTTCATCTTGGAGGACAACGGCGGCCGGCAGAAGATTGCTGCCCTGGAGGAGATCACATCCGACAAGTCCGTTCCCGAACCGCCTCCCGATCTTGCCTCGGATGTAAAACGCGGGATCGTCTTCACCAACCAACTTGCGAACCCGAGCCAACCCAAGGAACTGCTGATTTTCGTTATTGACCTGGTGAACGCTCCGTTCGTCGATACCGAACAGGGGCGGCGGGCGATACTCGGTTTTGTGGCGTCCCACATGAGTCCGAACCGCACCATGGCGCTGGTGGCCGTGGAGTCGGGAGGCGTGCGACTGCTGCACTCGTTCACCACTTCGCCGACTGTATTGAGCTCCGCCCTGCAAAATGTGACTGCGCTCGCGAGCGCGCCGGCAACGCAACGGCCGATTGAGGCACAACAGTCAGCGCTGAAGGACCAGCGGATATTCAATCAGACCGCGAATCTGCTGGCGAGCGACGGCCTCAGCCCAAACCAGGCCGCCATGATCCTGATGGCGAATTTCATCTCCGGTGCGCGCGTGCAGATGTCCCAGTCTTACCTGGCAGCGACGGCGGGTCGCACCGACCAGAACATCGCAACCGCGCTGGAATCCCTGCGCCAGATTGCGAGCTGGGTAGCCGGCGTTCCGGACGCAAGGTGCTGGTGTGGCTCACCGGCGACATCCCATTCGTATCCGGGCAGGGGACGATGGCATTGGGCAGGCTGGGCATGGAGGAGTATGAGCGCACCATGAAAGCGCTGGCCGACGCCAACGTGGCGATCTATCCGGTGGATGTACGCGGTGTCGTGCCTTCGACGATGTACGTAAAGGGCTATGTGGATCCCACCCGGCAGCAGCAACAAACGATCGCCGAATCCTTGGATGCTTCGCCCACCGGCATCGCCCGCCGCAGCCAGTCGCTGCAAGTCGGGGTCACGCACATGGAGGACGCGCATGAGGCCATGAATTACTTCGCCGGCCTGACCGGGGGCAGGGCCTACTACAACCGCAACGACATTCCCCGCGTGCTGGACGATGCGGCCACCGACTCCTCACGCTACTACATGCTCAGCTACTACCTCGACCGCAACCACGCCAAGCCGGGATGGCATAAGCTGAAGGTGAGCGTCCACCACCAAGACGCCACGGTGCACGCCCGCAACGGCTTTTTTGTGGACAAACCGGCCCAGGATTCTTCGTCCACCAAGCAGCAGGATGAAGTCACGGCGCTTTCCTCGCCCTTCGAATACACCGCTTTGCCGGTCAACCTGAAATGGATGGATACAACCGCCCGCGGCGATAAGCGCCATGTACGCTTTGAGGTTTATATTCCCGCTTCCTCCGAACTCATCGGCAAGGACCTCAACACTTTGGACTTGGATGTGATTGCGACCGCTTTTGGTGGCGGCCGCGATGTGGCCGGGCAATCCTCTAAAAGCATCAAGTCGCAACTGAAGCCGCAAGCGCAGGAACAAATCCAGAAATTCGGGCTAACTTACGTGAGCGATCTCGACCTGAAGCCCGGCGAGTACGCGGTGCGCCTGGTGGTGCGCGACAACCTCACCGGACGGCTGGGGAGCATCACCGCGCCGCTGAAGGTCGCGCCGTAAGCAGGCTTGCTTTGCTTGCAGGCTGGAGGGTTCGGGACCTGGGTGTCCCTGGGCGCCTGAGGACAGCCTCGATTCCCGCTTCGGTTCCAATCTGCAATCTTTGCGATTTTTTCTGGCCGGAACAGCAGTGCGCTGTGTGTACTATGTAAGCAGATACTTACTTAGCGTTCCCCCGACGCGGCCTCTCGGCTAGTACGGCTGCGCAATCTCTGTGGAGGCGCCCAATGCGCAACGCACTCTCCTGCTTCGCGCTCGCCGCTTGCCTGATTACCACCTGCCACCAGGCGCCTGCACAACAGCAGCCCACCACACCAACCTTCAAGAGCCGCGCCGACCTGGTCCTGGTGCCAGCGATTGTGCGCGACAAGCATGGGTCGCATGTCAGCGGTTTGACCGCGTCCGATTTCACGCTGATGGACAACGGCGCGCGGCAGAAGATCGCGTCGGTGGAGGAAATCGGTCCGGCAGCGAATCCAGCGCGCCCAGAAACTGTGGACGCGCAGTCCGCAGGGGCGGCGGAATTCACCAACTTTGCCGGCCGGACGACGCGCGCACCGCAGCCGACCGGAGTCATCATCATTGCCTTGGACCTGGTTAACACGCCGATGCTGGACTTGGTCACGGCTCGCCGCGCCGTCGTCCAGTTCCTGAGCACGCAAATCAAGAACAGCCAGCCAGTGGGATTGGTGACCATCGAACCCGGACAGGTGCGCATGCTGCACGCCTTCACCACCTCGACTGCCATTTTGAACGCGGCGCTGCAGCGCGTCACCGCGGTCGGCGCAGTCGCGGAAACCGCAGTCCCGACAACCAATGACCAGGTCACGCCCAGGGATGCCGCTTCCATCCAGGCTGAGAGCGCCGCTCTGAGCCACTTCATCGATCCCCAGGCAGCAGCGGCGATGCAGGACCTGAGGGACGCGACCACGGCGATGAACCGGGCGCGGCAGGCGCAGGGCGTAGGGACGACGCTGGACGCACTCCGACAGATCGCCTCTTGGGTGGCGGGGCTTCCCGGACGCAAGGTGCTGATCTGGGCGACGGGACAAATCCCGTTTATTACCGAGCAAGGCCAGATGGGGCTGGGCAAATTGGGCGCTGAAGATTACCAGCGCACCATGAAAGCGCTGGCCGACGCCAATGTCGCCATCTATCCGATGGATGTGCGCGGAATTTTCAATGCCGACTTCGCCGCTAACAGCAGCTTGTACATGGGCCCGGGCTCGGATGTATTTGACGAAATGATCGCGAGGCCGACCCGCGGTAGCAGGGGTGTGCAAAGGGCAAGTGGCATGCTGCAACGCGGCGTATCGCACCTGCCGGAGAATCATTTCGCCATGAACGACCTTGCCAAGGCCACCGGCGGGCAGGCCTTCTATAACCGCAACGACATTCCTAAGATGTTCGACGCGGCGGTCGCGGACTCCGCGCACTACTACATGCTGAGCTACTACCTGGATCACGCCCACAGCAAACCCGGCTGGCACAAGTTGCAAGTCAGCGTGAGCCGTCCGGAGGTAGTGACGCGCGCGCGCACGGGATTTTTTGTCTCCCACGCTGCCGACAACAAAGCTTCGTTGCGCGAAGCGGATGAGAACACTGCCCTGGCTTCGCCGTTCGAGTACACCGCGCTTCCCATCACGCTGAAGTGGAAAGACACGCAGGCGGGAAGCCGCAAAGTGCAATTCGAGGTCAACCTCCCGCCGGCGGCCGGCGTGGTGGATGCGGAGAACAATTCCGTGGACCTGGACTTCCTGGCAGTCGCGACTGCTGCCAACGCGGAAGTAGCCGGTCGCTCGACACGGAATTTTCACGCGACTCTCGGATCTGCCGCTTTACAACAGATCACGACGTACGGCGTCACCTATCTGAGCGATCTCGACCTGAAGCCCGGTGAGTACGCCGTGCGCCTGGTGGTGCGCGACAACCTCACCGGACGACTGGGAAGCATCACGGCGCCGCTGACCGTCGCCAAGTGAATGCTTCTGTAGCCGCATAGCACATCAGCAGCAGCATGAGCGGCTCCAGCACGTGCCGGTAGCGCACCTGGCTGTATGTGAGGTAATACGGCAGCGGATACAGGAGAATCGCGGCAAAAAACAAGGGCCAGGCATGGAGCTGCCGCCGGTGCGCGACCAGCATCGCCGGCAGCAGCAGGAAACTGAGCGCGGCGAAGCTCCACGGCAGCCAGTACCAGGCAATTGCCGGCCGGTAGCCGATGGCGCTGCCGTCCCAGAAGTACACCACGCGGCGCGCTGTCAGCCTGAGGAAGTCCCGCTTCGAGGTGCGCACCCACGCCAGCGCCTGGTGCAACTTCGCGCTCACGTACGCCGGCTCGCCCATCGCCTGGTAGCGGGCGAGTTCGGCGGCGTTGCCCGCCGGATGCTGGCCGATCCAGCCTCGCCCGACGCTGTAGCTCGTATTTCCCAGGAAGAATTCCAACCCGAAGTTGCTGCGCAGGAACGTCCATTGGCCGAATACCACCCGGTTGCGTACCAGCCACGGCGATATCACGACCAAGCATGCCGCCAAACTCAGCATCGCGGGCTTGACCCATTCGTTCCCTCGCCGATGCAGTTGGAATCCGCGCCACACCAGCGATGCCGGCAAAAGCGGAAGCAGCGCCGGATTCACCAGCAGCGCGAATCCCCAGAGCGCGCCGAAGCCGACCCACATCATGCGGCTGGCGGGTTCAGCCAGGCGCAGCGCGTACCAGAATAGGCAGGCAAACAGGAGCGTGCTGAGGCTGATCTCCCATACCCAGCTTACCGCCCACTTGCTGAACCATGGGAACACCGCCCACAGCAGCGCGGCGGCGATTGCCGCGCGGCGTCCGACCGTGCGCTCCCCAATGCCCAAGATGGGGATGCAGGTCAACGCCGAGAAAAGACTTTGCAGCGTCAGCAGCGCTGCCGCCGCCTTCGTACTCAGCACGCCAAAGCCGGCAAAGAAAATTGCGCACAGGTACGGATACACCGGCGCCACCCACGATGTCGGACCCGTGTATGCCGGGCTGAATGGCGAACTGAAGCCGCGTCCTTCGGCGATGGAGCGCGCGATGGAAGTGGTCTCGTTGAGGTAAGAGTAGTCGTCCACCCGATAGCTGGCGAACAGGTAGGTATGCGCCGCCAGCATGAAGCCAATGCGCACCGCGAAGGCGAGCACGACCAGCCAGAAGATCGCGCGTGCTTGCCGGCCGCGCACGCGCACTGCGACGTCGCGGTGAGCGTTGGAGCGAGGGGTCTCGACGGATGGGGTTGGTGCGCTCATTCCGGGTGCGTGCGGGCAGCCTACCACGGAACTGCAGCGCGTCAGAACCAGGTGTTGCGCTTGTAGGCGCGATATTCCTCGCCGAAGCGCTCTTCCAGCACGCGCTCTTCCCGTCGTGCCCGCACTACTTGCAGAGGTATCACAAGCACCAGCAGGACAAGAAGTTTGGGCATGTCGAGATACAGGAACAATCCCGCGATGCCGATAGCGCTGAATACGTACACCGGGTGGCGAATGCGGCTATATATCCCATGGGTCACCAGGATGTTCGCCTGCGGCGTGATGGAGAACGCGTTGCCAAGCTGAACGCGAGCAATCGTCAGCAGGGCAAAGCCAAACACAGCGAGCACGCCCCCTGCCAGCCGCATGGGCGTCCACGGCGACCTCGCCCCGACGATCATGACCGCCGCAATGGCGGCCATCGGAACAATTGTGACGAATTTTGCGCTGCGTTTCACTTGGGCATTCTAACGACGGGCGATCAGGCCGACGCGGTCGCGCCAATCTATCAACGGGCGCTTTCGCCTAGCCGGCGCGGGCGCGCTCGTAGGCGTGCGCCAGGCGGATGACGGTGCCCTCGTCAAAGTGGCGTCCGAGAATCTGCAACCCGATCGGCAGGCCCGCCTTCGACTCACCGCAGGGCAGGCTGATTCCCGGCACACCGGCAAGGTCGGCGGTCACGGTGTAGATGTCGGCGAGATACATGGAAAGCGGATCGTCGCACTTTTCGCCCAGCTTGAATGCAGGCGTGGGCGAGGTGGGCGTGACAATAGCGTCCACGCACTGGAAGGCCGCTTCGAAGTCGCGCGTCAGCAGGGTGCGCACCCGCTGCGCTTTCAGGTAGTAGGCATCGTAGTAGCCGGCGCTGAGCACGTATGTGCCCAGCATGATGCGCCGCTTGACCTCGGCGCCAAAGCCCCGATCGCGCGAGCGGCGGTACATCTCGGAAAGCGTGCGCGCCTGCGGCGAGCGATAGCCGTAGCGCACGCCGTCGAAGCGCGCCAGGTTCGACGACGCTTCCGCGGTGGCGATCACGTAATAAGTGGGAATCGCGTAGCGCGTGTGCGGCAGTGAGATGGGCACGACCTCGCAGCCGATCTCCGCCATCTTCTGAATCGCCGCTTCCACCGCGGCGCGAACTTCGGGATCGAGCCCCTCGGCGAAATATTCCTTTGGAACGCCGAGCCTGAGCCCGCGTACCGGCTTTTCGATGTCCTGCTCGTAATCCGGCACCGGCACTTCAGCCGAGGTGGAATCCAACGGGTCGCGCCCGGCGATATGCTTCATCAGGATGGCCGCATCTTTGACCGTCTTGGTGAGCGGCCCAATGTGGTCGAGCGACGAAGCGAACGCGATCAGGCCATAACGCGAAACCCGTCCGTAGGTTGGCATCAGGCCGACCACGCCGCAGAAGGAAGCGGGCTGGCGAATCGAGCCGCCCGTGTCGGACCCGAGCGCCGCAACCGCCATGCCGGCCGCTACCGCCGCCGCCGAGCCGCCCGAGGACCCTCCGGGCACGCGCGACAGATCGCGCGGGTTGTGCGCCGGGTAATAGCCGGAGTTCTCGTTGGACGAGCCCATGGCGAACTCGTCGCAGTTGGTCTTGCCCAGCACCACCGCGCCTGCGGCTTCCAGGCGCGCCACCGCGGTGCAGTCGTATGGAGAAACAAAATCGCTGAGGATTTTGGAGCCGGCGGTGGAGCGCACGCCGCGCAGCACCATCACGTCTTTGACGGCGATGGGCACGCCGGCCAGCGGCGGCAGCGGATCGCCCTTGTCGGCAATGGCGTCGATGCGTGCCGCTTTCTCCAGGGCGCGCTCGCGGGTGAGCGTGAGATAGGCGCCAATCTTCTTGTCGGTGGCTTCGATTTTCTTGTAGAAGCTCTCCGCAAGCGCAACCGCGCTGGTCTGCCGCTCGAGGACGGCGGTGCGCGCGGATTGTACCGTCAGAATTTCGAGATCCATTTGCGTTTGATGCCATTGGCTCTTGGCCATTGACCGTTGGCAAATGCTTGGGATCGGTTCCTACCAATGGCCAACGGCTATCTTTCAATCACCCGTGGCACTTTGAAGAACGCTCCATCCGTCTCCGGCGCGTTCTCCATCACCACTTCGCGCGGCAGCGATGGCCCGGTCTTGTCTTCGCGCATCGCATACGCAAAGCGCGCCGTACCGGCTTTGCTCTCGTCAATACCGTAGCGATCGGAGGTCTGCGCCATGGGTTCGACGTTGGAAGTGTCAAGCTCGTTCAGGCGATCCACATAATCCAGGATGGAATTCAAGTCCTTAACCATGCGCGCGCGTTCGTCGTCGGTGAGTTCCAGGTTGGCCAGCTCGGCGACGTAGAGGACATCTTTCTCGGTTATCGGTTGTCGGTTATCGGTCATCGGGTTAGCTGCCGGTGCGCTGGGCGCCGCCGGATTCTTGGGCGGTCACGAACTCGATGCGCCTGACGTTGGCAAACTGGTTGAGCGTGGAAAGGTAACGCGGAACCAGTGCGAGCAGCTCGCGACGCCACTGCGCGTCCGGCACCTCGACGTGCAGCACGCCTTCGCTGTAGCCGAGTGCACGGGTACGGGCGGCCACCGTGGCGCCGCAGGCCAGAGGCCAGCCATGCAGCGGCGCTTCCGCCGCCGGTCCACGCCGTATGGCATCGACCACGATCTTCTGCAATCCGTCGCGCGCGCTCCGCACCCACCCTCCTCGCGAGACTGGGATTCTACCACTGGTCACCTGGGCGCGATTACTGGCGTAATTTGCAAGTTTTTCCGCCCGCTGTAGGATGCGTTTCGGGATGAATCCATGAAGAACACGCACAAGCCAAGGACATGGGCAGAAGCCGCGGACACTCGTGTGTGGGATCTCCTTACCTTCGGCCTGATCCTGAGTCTTTCGGCGCTGGCGTACCTCTGGTTCGTTCCCCGTTAGGTCCTAGGTTGGATCACTTGACCGCCGGGCTGCGCCGCAACTTGGGGGAGGGGCGGCGCAGAGTCGGCGGCAAACTTTGGAAACGATGGGCACGGCGCGAGCTGTGCCCTTTTAGTTGCCATTTCGTTCCACTTCGA from Terriglobia bacterium carries:
- a CDS encoding glycosyltransferase family 39 protein; the protein is MSAPTPSVETPRSNAHRDVAVRVRGRQARAIFWLVVLAFAVRIGFMLAAHTYLFASYRVDDYSYLNETTSIARSIAEGRGFSSPFSPAYTGPTSWVAPVYPYLCAIFFAGFGVLSTKAAAALLTLQSLFSALTCIPILGIGERTVGRRAAIAAALLWAVFPWFSKWAVSWVWEISLSTLLFACLFWYALRLAEPASRMMWVGFGALWGFALLVNPALLPLLPASLVWRGFQLHRRGNEWVKPAMLSLAACLVVISPWLVRNRVVFGQWTFLRSNFGLEFFLGNTSYSVGRGWIGQHPAGNAAELARYQAMGEPAYVSAKLHQALAWVRTSKRDFLRLTARRVVYFWDGSAIGYRPAIAWYWLPWSFAALSFLLLPAMLVAHRRQLHAWPLFFAAILLYPLPYYLTYSQVRYRHVLEPLMLLLMCYAATEAFTWRRSAAP
- a CDS encoding VWA domain-containing protein translates to MLVWLTGDIPFVSGQGTMALGRLGMEEYERTMKALADANVAIYPVDVRGVVPSTMYVKGYVDPTRQQQQTIAESLDASPTGIARRSQSLQVGVTHMEDAHEAMNYFAGLTGGRAYYNRNDIPRVLDDAATDSSRYYMLSYYLDRNHAKPGWHKLKVSVHHQDATVHARNGFFVDKPAQDSSSTKQQDEVTALSSPFEYTALPVNLKWMDTTARGDKRHVRFEVYIPASSELIGKDLNTLDLDVIATAFGGGRDVAGQSSKSIKSQLKPQAQEQIQKFGLTYVSDLDLKPGEYAVRLVVRDNLTGRLGSITAPLKVAP
- the gatC gene encoding Asp-tRNA(Asn)/Glu-tRNA(Gln) amidotransferase subunit GatC; translated protein: MTDNRQPITEKDVLYVAELANLELTDDERARMVKDLNSILDYVDRLNELDTSNVEPMAQTSDRYGIDESKAGTARFAYAMREDKTGPSLPREVVMENAPETDGAFFKVPRVIER
- a CDS encoding DUF1801 domain-containing protein, whose protein sequence is MKAAVKVAPTASADAEKQLNSFIDKFEPKNQALIRAVRKALRKRLPTANELAYDNYNFFALGYCSTERPSDSIVSIAAGANGVGLCFIRGASLPDPKKILLGLGNQTRFIRLGSAEILARPEVEALITAAVAKAKAPLPASGKGKLIIRSISAKQRPRRKSAK
- a CDS encoding VWA domain-containing protein, with the translated sequence MRNALSCFALAACLITTCHQAPAQQQPTTPTFKSRADLVLVPAIVRDKHGSHVSGLTASDFTLMDNGARQKIASVEEIGPAANPARPETVDAQSAGAAEFTNFAGRTTRAPQPTGVIIIALDLVNTPMLDLVTARRAVVQFLSTQIKNSQPVGLVTIEPGQVRMLHAFTTSTAILNAALQRVTAVGAVAETAVPTTNDQVTPRDAASIQAESAALSHFIDPQAAAAMQDLRDATTAMNRARQAQGVGTTLDALRQIASWVAGLPGRKVLIWATGQIPFITEQGQMGLGKLGAEDYQRTMKALADANVAIYPMDVRGIFNADFAANSSLYMGPGSDVFDEMIARPTRGSRGVQRASGMLQRGVSHLPENHFAMNDLAKATGGQAFYNRNDIPKMFDAAVADSAHYYMLSYYLDHAHSKPGWHKLQVSVSRPEVVTRARTGFFVSHAADNKASLREADENTALASPFEYTALPITLKWKDTQAGSRKVQFEVNLPPAAGVVDAENNSVDLDFLAVATAANAEVAGRSTRNFHATLGSAALQQITTYGVTYLSDLDLKPGEYAVRLVVRDNLTGRLGSITAPLTVAK
- a CDS encoding DUF1295 domain-containing protein, with amino-acid sequence MKRSAKFVTIVPMAAIAAVMIVGARSPWTPMRLAGGVLAVFGFALLTIARVQLGNAFSITPQANILVTHGIYSRIRHPVYVFSAIGIAGLFLYLDMPKLLVLLVLVIPLQVVRARREERVLEERFGEEYRAYKRNTWF
- the gatA gene encoding Asp-tRNA(Asn)/Glu-tRNA(Gln) amidotransferase subunit GatA produces the protein MDLEILTVQSARTAVLERQTSAVALAESFYKKIEATDKKIGAYLTLTRERALEKAARIDAIADKGDPLPPLAGVPIAVKDVMVLRGVRSTAGSKILSDFVSPYDCTAVARLEAAGAVVLGKTNCDEFAMGSSNENSGYYPAHNPRDLSRVPGGSSGGSAAAVAAGMAVAALGSDTGGSIRQPASFCGVVGLMPTYGRVSRYGLIAFASSLDHIGPLTKTVKDAAILMKHIAGRDPLDSTSAEVPVPDYEQDIEKPVRGLRLGVPKEYFAEGLDPEVRAAVEAAIQKMAEIGCEVVPISLPHTRYAIPTYYVIATAEASSNLARFDGVRYGYRSPQARTLSEMYRRSRDRGFGAEVKRRIMLGTYVLSAGYYDAYYLKAQRVRTLLTRDFEAAFQCVDAIVTPTSPTPAFKLGEKCDDPLSMYLADIYTVTADLAGVPGISLPCGESKAGLPIGLQILGRHFDEGTVIRLAHAYERARAG
- a CDS encoding lactonase family protein gives rise to the protein MSIKRSLPLAFLAALLMWAGCGGHDFWNPAPPNPSGAVPKFAYAANFANGGTGSVSAYTINSSSGALGAVSSSPFAAGTGTVAAGADSAGKFVYAANQDGTLSAYAINRNDGTLTQVSGSPYVAGTTPVWVAVDPGGRFVYVANGGSSNISAFAINTSTGTLTSVSSAVALATTPVRARVDPGGRFLYVALGTGGTAVFKINGDGTLTAGVRTVPAAPCAASEDIAIDANSRFAFVADGATGICNYAVNANSGDLTLINNTVISAGAKPVGVASGGAGKFLFAANQDSNNVSGFTVNGDGTLAAMSGSPFAAGTSPADVNVDPSGAFVYVVNFDDNTISIFKIGGSTLTSVGKIATGANPNSIVTTQ
- a CDS encoding VWA domain-containing protein; this translates as MRSTRFLVPALIMSMVISAAAQNSSQTPTFKSRTDLVLVPVVVHDKEGKHVSGLKADDFILEDNGGRQKIAALEEITSDKSVPEPPPDLASDVKRGIVFTNQLANPSQPKELLIFVIDLVNAPFVDTEQGRRAILGFVASHMSPNRTMALVAVESGGVRLLHSFTTSPTVLSSALQNVTALASAPATQRPIEAQQSALKDQRIFNQTANLLASDGLSPNQAAMILMANFISGARVQMSQSYLAATAGRTDQNIATALESLRQIASWVAGVPDARCWCGSPATSHSYPGRGRWHWAGWAWRSMSAP
- a CDS encoding DUF721 domain-containing protein, with translation MVDAIRRGPAAEAPLHGWPLACGATVAARTRALGYSEGVLHVEVPDAQWRRELLALVPRYLSTLNQFANVRRIEFVTAQESGGAQRTGS